Proteins encoded in a region of the Pigmentiphaga litoralis genome:
- a CDS encoding GH36-type glycosyl hydrolase domain-containing protein, protein MHPVLQFVAGRTASGPWADASPVREELFGIERLEQHARSLAAAQQVTTRPPAVPSLRKRLRVNAAQLLAAYRASAAELVAGRRVVPAAEWLLDNYHVVEEQIREIHVDLPPGYYRLLPKLADGPFAGYPRVFGLAWAYIAHTDSHVDPVVLRRFIAAYQEVQPLDISELWAVAITLRIVLVENLRRLADQIASGRAVRADAQRLANDLLAPGGAQTALDKDIATRARGPLSEVFAAELAKRLRDQDPRTTPTLQWLDERLRGQGTDTTQVIQHVQQRQGASNVSVRNVITSMRLMSDIDWADLFESVSLVDARLRAGSDFAAMDFPTRNVYRSAIEQLARGSAWSELAIAEQALALTSDQAGNAANARDPGFYLIAGGRAALESTIGFKAPFRVRINRFIVRVDVGGYVTAILALSALVVAAAFWAVAGPGLGALSFTFLAVLALAAFFPASELVTGLVHRAVTSRFGAVGLPALALTDGVPESLRTLVVIPTLLSTEEDLLACIEHLEVHHLAGAGGDLSFALLSDGLDADREVVASDGPLIALAQRAIAALNARHGPAPGGKRFYLLHRRRQFNASENRWMGWERKRGKLHELNRLLRGATDTSFLPLDAAPDGSGRPDILTNVRYVITLDADTRLPRDAALRLIGKIAHPLNQVRYSDDQRRVVGGYAILQPRVTPALPLGREGSLYQTLSSGPGGMDPYAAAVSDVYQDLFGEGSYTGKGIYDVDAFEKTLAGRIPENTLLSHDLFEGVFARAGLASDVEVVEEFPARYDVAARRQHRWTRGDWQLLPWLIQRRHAGSTLPPLGRWKMIDNLRRSLLAPASLLALTLCAWLPWPYSLQAMLLVIVAMALPAFLPGLSIRLLPSPNIRPGSHFRLLADGLRMAVLQTLWVVAMLPDQAFRALDAIARTLSRLYVTHRHLLEWTTAAQAAARPRPGIVGFYAQMAGGVVLALLVTGVAALISPREGLAMLPLLALWLAAPAIAWHASRAPTVAPLGAMETDEAVALRRIARRTWRFFETFVTPADNMLPPDNFQEDPKPVVARRTSPTNMGLYLLSAVAARDFGWAGAAQTCDRLEATLGSMHKLDRFRGHFYNWYDTGTKQVLLPAYVSAVDSGNLAGHLIALANACEEWIGASTTDSWTDGADDVLALAQEAALLLPAVHNGQGKRLLAVLEDIGVSLQGNADTAMPVLQRLADKAVAEARALISAPSANAADLIFWLEALCERLAAQRQDASAGSLDARWRALADEARAMALGMDFAFLLDPERKLLSIGYNASDNTLDANCYDLLASEARLASLFAIAKGDVETRHWFRLGRTATPVGQGAALVSWSGSMFEYLMPSLIMRAPAGSLLEQTNRLVVQHQIAHGDLLGIPWGISESAYNARDLAFTYQYSNFGVPGLGLKRGLAENTVIAPYASGLATMVNPAAAQRNFERMRQMGALGHYGFYEALDFTRSRLPADASVAIVHNYMAHHQGMTIVAIANTLQGARMRERFHREPMIQACELLLQERLPRLVAVAQVRADDVPSGPVNMRGDLQSVRYLSSATTAEPAVHLLSNGRYAVMLTAAGGGYSRWRDRAVTRWREDVTCDHWGSYVYLREMQSGRVWSASAQPLGEPAEGSEVVFAEDHATFTRRDGNLTTTMEVLVSAEADGEVRRVSVANVGRRVSDVELTSYAEVVLATPSTDDAHPAFAKMFVQTEYLQEFGALIATRRPRTPDEAPMWAAHFAVVEGVAVGDMQYESDRGAFLGRGRNASTAIALTAGKALSNTLGTVLDPVFSVRQRVRIAPGQVARLAFWTLVAPTREALLDLVDQHHDRSAFERARTLAWTQAQVQLRHIGIEADEAADFQRLAAPILYAEARFRSPSDVIARGAGQQSGLWPLSVSGDLPIVLLRIDDIDDIGQVRQLLRAHEYWRMKGLSVDLVIVNERASSYVQDLQVAIDTAVRSSQSRPRLDGEALARGVVHTLRADLMGMEARALLHSVARVVLTARLGPIAQQMAGLPPATFASPPAVASAPVPSTPAASKAALPAVAAPAVAALTADLECFNGLGGFADNGREYVTVLSDGRTTPAPWINVVANPDFGFQVSADGSSSTWAGNSRENQLTPWSNDPVTDPSGEAFYVRDDASGQIWSPTAQPLRGNGTYVARHGHGYSRFTHESDGLALDLLQFVPLDDPIKISRLTLRNTGRQARRLTVTSYVEWVLGTARGASAPFILTSVDETTGVLLARNPWSMAFAGRVAFADLGGRQTSRTADRTEFLGRHGRLSSPAALRSTAPLSGAAGAGRDPCAALQCSLVLQPGESVSLCALLGQSPSQAESLALVARYRAADLDAVLEAVKEHWRGVLGAVVVHTPDRAMDIMLNGWLLYQTLACRIWARSAFYQSSGAYGFRDQLQDGMALTFARPEETRRHLLRAAGRQFAEGDVQHWWLPDTGQGVRTHISDDRVWLAFATARYVSVSGDAAVLEESIPFLEGPLLKPEEHDAFFQPMQANLSATLFEHCARALDQSIALTGDLDLPLMGTGDWNDGMNRVGQDGKGQSVWLGWLLIRTLDMFMPLAEARDPERVARWRAHREVVRAALEHEAWDGAWYRRATFDDGTWLGSRGSDECRIDSIAQSWAVLSGAADPSRAVTAMNSLDDHLIRRDDGLALLFTPPFDHPVRDPGYIQGYPPGLRENGGQYSHAAMWAIMAYAQLRGDTDSGRAHALFALINPINHARTLEDAAQYRVEPYVVAADVYSVAPHAGRGGWTWYTGAAGWMHRAGVEGILGIRREGNVLIVDPCIPSDWPGFTVDVTLGDAKYAIRVEANGGKGSGVTAAVLDGASVECDGMMLRVAVTPGNHELRVTL, encoded by the coding sequence ATGCACCCGGTTCTCCAATTCGTTGCCGGTCGTACGGCCTCCGGCCCGTGGGCTGACGCGTCACCGGTTCGCGAAGAACTGTTCGGCATCGAACGCCTTGAACAGCACGCGCGCAGCCTGGCTGCCGCGCAGCAGGTCACGACGCGGCCGCCGGCCGTGCCGTCGCTGCGCAAACGCCTGCGCGTCAATGCCGCGCAATTGCTGGCGGCGTATCGCGCCAGCGCGGCGGAACTCGTTGCCGGCCGCCGCGTTGTGCCGGCGGCTGAATGGCTGCTCGACAACTACCACGTCGTCGAAGAACAGATCCGTGAAATCCATGTCGACCTGCCGCCGGGCTACTACCGCCTGCTGCCCAAGCTGGCCGATGGTCCCTTCGCCGGGTATCCGCGTGTGTTCGGGCTGGCCTGGGCTTACATTGCCCATACCGACAGCCATGTCGACCCGGTGGTGCTGCGCCGCTTCATTGCCGCCTACCAGGAAGTGCAGCCGCTGGACATCAGCGAGCTGTGGGCCGTCGCCATCACCCTGCGTATCGTGCTCGTGGAAAACCTGCGGCGGCTGGCCGACCAGATTGCGTCGGGCCGCGCCGTGCGAGCCGATGCCCAGCGGCTGGCCAATGACCTGCTGGCGCCGGGTGGCGCGCAGACCGCGCTGGACAAGGACATTGCGACGCGCGCCCGCGGGCCGCTGTCGGAAGTGTTCGCGGCGGAACTGGCCAAGCGGCTGCGTGATCAGGACCCTCGCACCACGCCCACGCTGCAGTGGCTGGACGAACGCTTGCGTGGCCAGGGCACCGACACGACGCAGGTGATCCAGCACGTGCAGCAGCGGCAGGGCGCATCCAACGTCTCGGTGCGCAACGTCATTACCAGCATGCGGCTGATGTCGGACATTGACTGGGCGGATCTGTTCGAAAGCGTGAGCCTGGTGGATGCGCGCCTGCGTGCCGGCAGCGATTTTGCGGCCATGGATTTCCCGACCCGCAATGTCTATCGCAGCGCCATCGAACAACTGGCGCGCGGATCGGCGTGGTCGGAACTGGCGATTGCCGAGCAGGCCCTGGCGCTGACATCGGACCAGGCGGGCAACGCCGCCAACGCCCGCGATCCGGGCTTCTATCTGATCGCCGGGGGACGCGCCGCACTGGAATCCACGATTGGATTCAAGGCGCCGTTCCGCGTGCGCATCAACCGGTTCATCGTGCGTGTCGATGTGGGCGGCTATGTGACCGCGATCCTGGCGCTGTCGGCGCTGGTCGTTGCCGCCGCGTTCTGGGCGGTTGCCGGGCCGGGCCTGGGGGCACTCTCGTTCACCTTCCTGGCCGTGCTGGCCCTGGCGGCCTTCTTTCCCGCCTCGGAACTGGTCACCGGGCTGGTCCACCGCGCAGTCACCTCGCGCTTCGGCGCGGTGGGCTTGCCGGCGCTCGCGCTGACCGATGGCGTGCCGGAAAGCCTGCGAACCCTGGTCGTGATCCCGACCCTGCTGTCCACCGAAGAAGACCTGCTGGCGTGCATCGAACATCTTGAAGTGCACCACTTGGCCGGGGCCGGCGGCGACCTGTCGTTTGCCTTGCTGTCGGACGGACTGGACGCCGACCGCGAAGTCGTCGCGTCCGACGGGCCCCTGATCGCCCTGGCGCAACGCGCCATCGCGGCCTTGAATGCGCGGCATGGTCCGGCGCCGGGCGGCAAACGGTTCTACCTGCTGCATCGCCGCCGCCAGTTCAACGCCAGTGAAAACCGCTGGATGGGATGGGAAAGAAAACGCGGCAAGCTGCATGAATTGAACCGCCTTCTGCGCGGCGCAACCGACACCAGCTTCCTGCCGCTGGATGCCGCGCCCGACGGTTCGGGCCGGCCCGATATCCTGACCAACGTGCGGTATGTGATCACGCTGGATGCCGACACGCGCCTGCCGCGTGATGCGGCGCTGCGCCTGATCGGCAAGATCGCCCACCCCTTGAACCAGGTGCGCTACAGCGATGACCAACGCCGCGTGGTGGGCGGCTATGCCATCCTGCAACCCCGCGTCACGCCGGCCTTGCCGCTGGGCCGCGAAGGCTCGCTCTATCAGACGCTGTCGTCCGGTCCCGGTGGCATGGACCCCTACGCGGCCGCCGTGTCCGATGTGTACCAGGACTTGTTTGGTGAAGGTTCGTACACGGGCAAGGGCATCTACGACGTGGACGCGTTCGAGAAGACCCTGGCAGGACGCATCCCTGAAAACACGCTGCTCAGTCATGACCTGTTCGAAGGCGTCTTTGCGCGCGCCGGGCTGGCGTCCGACGTCGAAGTGGTGGAAGAATTTCCGGCGCGTTACGACGTGGCCGCGCGCCGCCAGCATCGCTGGACCCGGGGCGACTGGCAACTGCTGCCGTGGCTGATCCAGCGCCGCCATGCCGGTTCCACGCTGCCCCCGTTGGGCCGCTGGAAAATGATCGACAACCTGCGGCGGTCCTTGCTCGCCCCGGCCAGTTTGCTTGCGCTGACCTTGTGCGCCTGGCTGCCGTGGCCCTATTCCTTGCAGGCCATGCTGCTGGTCATCGTCGCGATGGCCTTGCCGGCGTTTCTGCCCGGCCTGTCGATCCGGCTGTTGCCCAGTCCGAACATCCGTCCGGGCAGCCACTTCCGTTTGCTGGCCGATGGCTTGCGGATGGCCGTGTTGCAAACCCTGTGGGTCGTGGCGATGTTGCCCGACCAGGCCTTTCGCGCGCTGGATGCCATCGCGCGCACGCTGTCGCGGTTGTATGTCACGCACCGTCATTTGCTGGAATGGACGACGGCGGCGCAGGCAGCCGCGCGTCCGCGGCCCGGCATCGTCGGCTTCTATGCGCAGATGGCAGGCGGGGTAGTGCTTGCCTTGCTCGTCACCGGTGTGGCGGCCCTGATATCGCCGCGCGAAGGGCTGGCCATGTTGCCGCTGCTCGCGTTGTGGCTGGCAGCCCCGGCCATCGCCTGGCATGCCAGCCGCGCGCCGACGGTGGCGCCGCTGGGCGCCATGGAAACGGACGAGGCGGTCGCGTTGCGGCGCATTGCACGCCGCACGTGGCGCTTCTTCGAAACCTTCGTGACGCCAGCCGACAATATGCTGCCGCCCGACAACTTCCAGGAAGATCCCAAACCGGTGGTCGCCCGCCGGACCTCGCCCACCAATATGGGGCTCTACCTGCTGTCGGCCGTGGCGGCACGCGACTTCGGGTGGGCGGGCGCGGCGCAGACCTGCGACCGGCTGGAAGCCACACTGGGCAGCATGCACAAGCTGGACCGGTTTCGCGGGCACTTCTACAACTGGTACGACACCGGCACGAAGCAGGTCCTGTTGCCCGCGTACGTGTCGGCGGTAGACAGCGGCAACCTGGCGGGCCACCTGATTGCGCTGGCCAACGCCTGCGAGGAGTGGATCGGCGCATCAACTACCGACAGCTGGACCGATGGCGCGGATGACGTCCTGGCCCTCGCTCAAGAAGCGGCCTTGCTCTTGCCTGCCGTGCACAACGGCCAGGGCAAACGCCTGTTGGCCGTGCTCGAAGACATCGGCGTGTCGCTGCAGGGCAATGCCGATACGGCCATGCCGGTGTTGCAACGCCTGGCCGACAAGGCGGTGGCCGAAGCCCGCGCCCTGATCTCGGCCCCGTCGGCCAATGCCGCGGACCTGATCTTCTGGCTGGAGGCCTTGTGCGAACGCCTGGCCGCGCAGCGGCAGGACGCGTCGGCGGGATCGCTGGATGCGCGCTGGCGCGCTTTGGCGGACGAAGCCCGCGCGATGGCCCTCGGGATGGACTTTGCATTCCTGCTCGACCCGGAACGCAAGCTGCTGTCCATCGGCTACAACGCCAGCGACAACACCCTCGACGCCAACTGCTACGACCTGCTTGCCTCCGAAGCGCGCCTGGCCAGCCTGTTCGCGATCGCCAAGGGCGATGTCGAAACGCGCCACTGGTTCCGCCTTGGACGCACCGCCACACCGGTGGGGCAGGGCGCCGCGCTGGTGTCCTGGTCGGGATCGATGTTCGAATACCTGATGCCGTCCCTGATCATGCGCGCGCCGGCAGGCAGCCTGCTCGAGCAGACCAATCGGCTGGTCGTCCAGCATCAGATTGCCCATGGCGATCTGCTGGGCATCCCGTGGGGCATTTCCGAGTCGGCCTACAACGCGCGCGACCTGGCTTTCACGTATCAATATTCCAACTTTGGCGTGCCGGGGCTGGGGTTGAAACGCGGCCTGGCCGAAAACACGGTGATCGCGCCGTATGCCAGCGGCCTGGCCACCATGGTCAATCCCGCCGCCGCCCAGCGCAATTTCGAACGCATGCGGCAGATGGGCGCGCTGGGTCACTATGGCTTCTATGAAGCCCTGGACTTCACGCGATCGCGCCTTCCCGCGGACGCGTCCGTGGCCATCGTGCACAACTACATGGCCCATCACCAGGGCATGACGATCGTTGCCATCGCCAACACCTTGCAGGGTGCGCGCATGCGCGAACGCTTCCATCGCGAACCCATGATTCAGGCCTGCGAACTGCTGCTGCAGGAACGGCTGCCGCGTCTGGTCGCGGTGGCGCAGGTACGCGCCGACGACGTCCCATCGGGTCCGGTCAACATGCGCGGCGACCTGCAATCCGTGCGTTATCTGAGCTCGGCCACCACCGCCGAGCCCGCCGTGCATCTGCTCTCCAACGGCCGCTACGCCGTCATGCTGACTGCGGCGGGCGGCGGCTACAGCCGGTGGCGCGATCGGGCCGTCACGCGCTGGCGCGAAGACGTCACCTGCGATCACTGGGGCAGCTACGTCTACCTGCGCGAAATGCAGAGCGGCCGTGTCTGGTCGGCATCGGCCCAGCCCCTGGGCGAGCCTGCCGAGGGCAGCGAAGTCGTATTTGCCGAAGACCATGCCACCTTCACGCGGCGCGACGGCAACCTGACGACCACCATGGAAGTGCTGGTGTCGGCAGAAGCCGATGGCGAAGTGCGCCGCGTATCGGTCGCCAACGTGGGCCGGCGCGTCAGCGATGTGGAGCTCACGTCCTACGCCGAAGTGGTGCTGGCAACGCCATCCACCGACGATGCCCATCCGGCCTTTGCCAAGATGTTCGTGCAGACCGAATACCTGCAGGAATTTGGCGCGCTCATCGCCACGCGCCGCCCGCGCACCCCTGACGAAGCGCCCATGTGGGCCGCGCACTTCGCGGTGGTCGAAGGCGTGGCGGTGGGCGACATGCAGTACGAGTCCGATCGCGGCGCCTTCCTCGGCCGCGGCCGCAATGCCAGCACGGCCATTGCGCTGACAGCGGGCAAGGCACTGTCGAACACCCTGGGCACGGTGCTGGACCCCGTCTTTTCGGTGCGGCAACGCGTGCGCATCGCTCCGGGCCAGGTTGCGCGACTGGCTTTCTGGACACTGGTTGCACCGACACGCGAAGCCCTGCTGGACCTGGTCGATCAACACCACGATCGCAGCGCCTTCGAACGCGCAAGAACCTTGGCCTGGACGCAGGCCCAGGTCCAATTGCGTCACATCGGCATCGAAGCCGACGAGGCCGCCGACTTCCAGCGCCTGGCCGCCCCCATTCTTTATGCCGAAGCGCGCTTCCGTTCGCCGTCGGACGTCATCGCGCGCGGTGCAGGCCAGCAGTCCGGCCTGTGGCCGCTGTCGGTATCGGGCGACCTGCCGATCGTGCTGCTGCGCATCGACGATATCGATGACATCGGCCAGGTCCGCCAGCTGCTCCGTGCCCACGAATACTGGCGCATGAAAGGCCTGAGCGTGGACCTGGTCATCGTCAACGAACGCGCGTCGTCCTATGTGCAGGACCTGCAGGTCGCGATCGATACCGCGGTCCGCAGCAGCCAGTCGCGGCCCCGGCTCGATGGCGAAGCCCTGGCACGCGGCGTCGTGCATACCCTGCGCGCCGACCTGATGGGCATGGAAGCCCGGGCCTTGCTGCACTCGGTGGCGCGCGTGGTGTTGACCGCGCGGCTGGGACCCATTGCGCAGCAGATGGCGGGGTTGCCACCGGCCACGTTTGCATCGCCACCGGCGGTGGCGTCGGCCCCCGTGCCGTCCACGCCCGCGGCCAGCAAGGCGGCATTGCCCGCCGTGGCGGCGCCTGCCGTGGCCGCGCTGACGGCGGACCTTGAATGTTTCAACGGCCTGGGCGGCTTTGCCGACAATGGCCGCGAATACGTAACCGTGCTGTCCGACGGCCGCACCACCCCCGCGCCGTGGATCAATGTGGTGGCGAATCCCGACTTCGGGTTCCAGGTCTCGGCCGACGGCAGCAGCAGCACCTGGGCCGGCAACAGCCGCGAAAACCAGCTCACCCCCTGGTCCAACGATCCTGTCACCGACCCGTCGGGCGAAGCCTTCTACGTGCGCGATGACGCCAGCGGACAGATCTGGAGCCCGACCGCGCAGCCCTTGCGCGGCAACGGCACCTACGTGGCGCGGCACGGCCATGGGTACAGCCGCTTCACGCACGAATCCGATGGCCTTGCGCTGGATCTGCTGCAGTTCGTCCCGCTGGACGATCCCATCAAGATCTCGCGCCTGACCCTGCGCAACACCGGCCGCCAGGCGCGCCGCCTGACGGTCACGTCCTATGTCGAATGGGTGCTGGGCACCGCGCGCGGCGCATCAGCCCCGTTCATCCTGACCTCGGTGGATGAAACGACCGGCGTGTTGCTGGCCCGCAATCCGTGGAGCATGGCCTTCGCGGGCCGCGTCGCGTTTGCCGACCTGGGCGGACGCCAGACGTCCCGCACGGCCGACCGCACCGAATTCCTCGGCCGGCACGGCCGCCTGTCGTCGCCTGCGGCCTTGCGGTCGACGGCGCCCCTGTCAGGAGCGGCGGGGGCAGGGCGGGATCCGTGCGCCGCGCTGCAATGCAGCCTGGTGCTGCAACCGGGCGAATCCGTCAGCCTCTGTGCGCTGCTCGGCCAAAGCCCCTCGCAAGCCGAAAGCCTGGCGCTGGTGGCGCGCTACCGTGCGGCGGATCTGGATGCCGTCCTGGAAGCGGTCAAAGAACATTGGCGCGGTGTGCTGGGCGCGGTGGTCGTCCACACCCCCGATCGCGCCATGGACATCATGCTCAACGGCTGGCTGCTGTACCAGACCCTGGCCTGCCGCATCTGGGCGCGGTCCGCGTTCTATCAATCCAGCGGCGCCTACGGCTTTCGCGACCAGCTGCAAGACGGCATGGCGCTGACCTTTGCCCGCCCCGAAGAAACCCGCCGCCATTTGCTGCGTGCCGCCGGCCGCCAGTTCGCCGAAGGCGACGTGCAGCATTGGTGGCTGCCCGACACCGGGCAAGGCGTGCGCACGCACATCTCCGACGACCGGGTCTGGCTGGCCTTTGCCACGGCACGCTACGTATCCGTCTCGGGCGACGCCGCCGTGCTCGAAGAAAGCATCCCCTTCCTCGAAGGCCCCTTGCTCAAGCCCGAAGAACACGACGCTTTCTTTCAGCCCATGCAAGCCAATCTGTCAGCGACATTGTTCGAGCACTGCGCCCGCGCACTGGATCAAAGCATCGCGCTGACCGGCGACCTGGACCTGCCCTTGATGGGCACCGGCGACTGGAACGACGGCATGAACCGCGTCGGGCAAGATGGCAAAGGCCAAAGCGTGTGGCTGGGCTGGCTGCTGATCCGCACGCTGGACATGTTCATGCCGCTGGCCGAAGCCCGCGATCCCGAACGCGTCGCCCGCTGGCGCGCCCATCGCGAAGTCGTGCGCGCCGCGCTCGAACACGAAGCCTGGGACGGCGCCTGGTACCGCCGCGCCACCTTCGACGACGGCACCTGGCTCGGCAGCCGCGGCAGCGACGAATGCCGCATCGATTCGATCGCGCAATCCTGGGCCGTGCTATCCGGCGCCGCGGACCCCAGCCGTGCCGTCACGGCGATGAACTCGCTCGACGATCACCTGATCCGCCGCGACGACGGCCTGGCGCTGCTCTTCACGCCCCCCTTCGACCACCCGGTCCGCGACCCCGGCTACATCCAAGGCTACCCGCCGGGCTTGCGCGAAAACGGCGGCCAATACAGCCACGCCGCCATGTGGGCCATCATGGCCTACGCCCAGCTGCGCGGCGACACCGACAGCGGCCGCGCCCACGCCTTGTTCGCATTGATCAACCCGATCAACCATGCCCGCACGCTGGAAGACGCCGCGCAGTACCGCGTCGAACCCTATGTGGTGGCCGCCGATGTGTACTCGGTTGCGCCGCATGCGGGACGCGGTGGCTGGACCTGGTACACGGGCGCCGCGGGGTGGATGCACCGCGCAGGGGTGGAGGGGATTCTGGGTATCCGCCGGGAGGGGAACGTGTTGATTGTGGACCCGTGCATCCCGTCGGACTGGCCGGGGTTTACGGTGGATGTGACCCTGGGCGATGCAAAGTATGCGATTCGTGTGGAGGCGAATGGCGGGAAAGGGTCGGGCGTGACGGCGGCGGTGCTGGATGGAGCCAGTGTCGAATGCGATGGCATGATGCTTCGCGTCGCGGTGACCCCGGGGAATCATGAACTGAGGGTGACACTGTAG
- a CDS encoding tannase/feruloyl esterase family alpha/beta hydrolase, with protein sequence MPSHDIARKGLSLSVVLAASLAVAACGGDDDPAPPGAGQGPGASVPTAASCAALATATGFPNTSTRITAATFTPATATVAEHCLVNGTINERTGVDGQSYAIKFRVRLPTTWSGRLYMGGGGGINGTVVDPVNTTAQDGKTLLSLGYVTLGTDSGHDNAVNTVAAAGGTAAFGLDPQARIDFGFNSLDETARVGKALVSKYFGKGPDKSYFMGCSEGGREAMILSQRFPTYFDGIVAGDPGYHLPLASVDGINVSQTFAALARSQNLFDTTGAPAINKTFTDPDLMLVRNGVLAACDGLDGLKDGIVDNMPACTNALVKPEMDKLQCTGAKTDSCLLPAQLTALNKALAGARNSQGQVLYNTWPWDAGISGQSGTTFNQGWRSWWLGSYASAVNNSTKLVFAVSNPLLFTTPPVAVPTSGVVNYALNYNFDVDAPKVYARSGIFSQSAAQYMFAESTALSPFSERGGKLILYHGGSDTSFSVQDTIDYYNALGASNRDVSSFARLFVVPGMNHCSGGPSTDSFDALTPLVNWVEKGSAPDSIVAAASNPGYFNVASRTRPLCPYPKQTRYKGTGDINDAANFTCQ encoded by the coding sequence ATGCCTAGCCATGACATCGCACGAAAAGGGTTGAGTCTGTCTGTGGTTCTTGCCGCCTCCCTGGCGGTCGCTGCCTGTGGCGGGGATGACGATCCGGCGCCGCCGGGCGCGGGGCAGGGGCCGGGCGCCAGCGTTCCGACGGCGGCGTCCTGCGCCGCGCTGGCCACGGCAACCGGCTTTCCCAACACCTCCACCCGCATCACCGCCGCGACGTTCACGCCGGCCACGGCCACGGTTGCCGAGCATTGCCTCGTCAACGGCACGATCAATGAACGCACCGGTGTCGACGGCCAGTCCTACGCCATCAAGTTCCGTGTGCGACTGCCCACCACGTGGAGCGGCCGCCTGTACATGGGCGGAGGCGGCGGCATCAACGGCACCGTCGTCGACCCGGTCAACACCACGGCGCAGGACGGCAAGACGCTGCTGTCACTGGGCTACGTCACGCTGGGCACCGATAGCGGTCACGACAACGCGGTGAACACGGTGGCGGCGGCTGGCGGCACGGCAGCCTTCGGTCTGGACCCGCAGGCGCGCATCGACTTCGGCTTCAATTCGCTGGACGAAACCGCGCGGGTCGGCAAGGCGCTGGTCTCGAAATACTTTGGCAAGGGTCCCGACAAGTCCTACTTCATGGGCTGCTCCGAAGGCGGGCGCGAAGCCATGATCCTGTCGCAGCGTTTCCCCACCTATTTCGACGGCATCGTGGCGGGCGACCCGGGCTACCACCTTCCCTTGGCCAGCGTGGACGGCATCAACGTATCGCAGACCTTCGCGGCGCTGGCACGTTCGCAAAACCTGTTCGACACGACGGGCGCACCCGCCATCAATAAGACCTTTACCGACCCCGACCTGATGCTGGTGCGCAATGGCGTGCTGGCCGCCTGCGATGGCCTGGATGGCCTGAAGGATGGCATCGTCGACAACATGCCGGCCTGCACCAACGCACTGGTCAAACCCGAAATGGACAAGCTGCAGTGCACGGGCGCGAAAACGGACAGCTGCCTGTTGCCCGCGCAACTGACGGCGCTGAACAAGGCGCTGGCCGGCGCGCGCAATTCACAAGGCCAGGTCCTGTACAACACGTGGCCATGGGACGCCGGCATCAGCGGGCAGTCCGGCACCACCTTCAACCAGGGATGGCGTTCGTGGTGGCTGGGCTCGTATGCCTCGGCGGTCAACAACTCGACCAAGCTGGTGTTTGCCGTGTCCAACCCCTTGCTGTTCACGACGCCGCCCGTAGCGGTGCCGACGTCGGGCGTCGTGAACTACGCGCTGAACTACAACTTCGATGTGGACGCGCCCAAGGTGTATGCGCGGTCGGGCATCTTTTCGCAATCGGCGGCGCAATACATGTTTGCCGAGTCGACGGCCCTGTCGCCCTTCAGCGAACGCGGCGGCAAGCTGATCCTGTATCACGGCGGCAGCGACACGTCGTTCTCGGTGCAGGACACGATCGACTACTACAACGCCCTGGGTGCCTCGAACCGGGATGTGTCCAGCTTTGCGCGGCTGTTCGTCGTGCCCGGCATGAACCATTGTTCGGGCGGTCCGTCCACGGATTCGTTCGACGCGTTGACACCGCTGGTCAACTGGGTGGAGAAGGGCAGCGCGCCCGACAGCATCGTCGCGGCTGCGTCCAATCCGGGATACTTCAACGTGGCGTCCCGCACCCGACCGCTGTGCCCCTATCCCAAACAGACCCGCTACAAGGGTACGGGCGACATCAATGACGCGGCCAACTTCACCTGCCAGTGA